DNA sequence from the Deinococcus multiflagellatus genome:
TTGGTCAAGGCTGCGTCGGCCACTGCGACCTCGAACGACTCGGGCTCACAGAATTGCCGGTCTGGAAAGCGGTTCTGGACTTTTACAGTCAGCGTTTGAGCGTTGTGGCCACCACAGGCCGTCAGCGCAAGGCCACTGAGCAGGCACAGGCTTGCACCCACCAGCATGGCCTGAGGGCGGCCACTGCAGCGGAGAACGGACAAGGGCGGGAAGGCAGAGGTGGAGATCTTAGACATGGCACGTCCTTTGGCTCGGCGGATCAAATGAAGCGGGCCGGGCCAGCCACTCGGCCAGTGGCGGGGCGCCGTCCACTTCCAGGGTCAGCAGCAGGGTGCGGCAGGCGGCGCGGTGCGGGACCAAATCGGGAAAAGGGCGAATCTCGCTGTAACCCGTTCTGAAGACCTGGGCCTGCGCGGGCAAGAGCAGCACTTCCCACAGGCACAGGTCCAGTTCAGGCGGCGCCAGAACCGACGCTTCCACGTCCACCAGGGCGTAAGGCTGCCCGCCGCGCCACACGAACTGGCTGCCGTGCCAGTCCAGCAGCATGGGGACCGCCACGGTGGGCGCCGGGGCAGCCTGAAATAGCCGTGCCACCCCGGCCGCCTGCGCCGCCCAGTCCAGAAAGCGGAAGCGCGGGGCCACCGCCTGCACGGTCTCTAGCGCGCGGGGATAGAACTCGGCCAGAGGCCAGCGGACGCGGCCCGTCACGTCCCCGAAGTGGTGGACCTGCGCCTGCTCGTGCACCGCCGCCACCTGCCGCCCCAGGGTGTGGGCATCGGCGTCCTCCAGATCGCCCGCTTCACCCGGAATGAAGCCGAGCCGCAACGCGGGGCCACCCCGAAACTCGGTCAGGCCATGAACCTCCGGCACCGCCCAGACGTTCAGCTGCTGCCAGAAGCGGTAGGTGTCGGCGGTGGCGTGCAGGTTGCGGGGGTCCACCCCGAACAGCTGCCCCAGACCCAGCATGAAGGCGCTGACCTCTGGCTCAGTCCACCACGCGCGGCGCCAGATTTCCGGGCCCGCCGCAGTCTCCACGCGCCACACATGCGAGGCCCGGCTGGAATCCCCGGCGTTCAGTTCGGTGACGGTGCCGGGCTCTACCACGTATCGCCGCCCCCGGGAGGCGGCCACGCCCCCAGCGCCTGGCGCACTGCCACGATCTGCCCGAAGTGGTGCGCAGTGTGCAGGGCCATGTCGGCCAGCAGTTCGCCAATGGTTTCCTCGTGGTTCACCGGGTTGGCAAGGTCCGGCCGCGCGGCGTGCGGATCAATGCGCGCCAGCAGCTCGTAGAACTCGTTCTTCACCCGGGGCCAGTCGGCCGCCGTCACACTGGGCCACGTCTCGGCCGCCGCCTTCGGGTAGGGCTGGGCCTGCCCCATCTCGATGATGTCCAGCATCCAGCGGTTCCACCAGTTCACATGCGCCACCAGCTCGGCCACCGAGTGCGGCAGGCCCTGGGGCCGGGCCGCCGCCTGCTCGTCCGAGAGGCCGCTCAAGGACGCCTCGACCCCCACGAACGCCTGCCCACCCCGGAACAGCTTGGGCAGCAGGCGCGCGAAGGCGAGTTGGGAACGCACGTTGCGGTCAGGGTCAGTCATGGGGCCAGTGTTGCAGAAGGTCGATGGGGGATGGTTGAGGGTTGATGGTGAAGGGCCCCAGGCGGGTAGGGTGGGGGCATGGCGTCAGAGGCGGGGCGGGTGCAGGCGGTGGGCGAGCTGGGCGTGACCCTGCGGGGCGCCCCGGATAGTTCGGCACTGATCGGCGCGGCCTACGCGCTAGATGGCGTGCTGCTGCGCGAAAGCGACCTTTCGCCCGAATTCCTGAACCTGCGCACGGGCCTGCTGGGCGAGTTGTTCCAGAAGTGCGTGAACTATCGTCTGGCCGTCGCCTTCGTGCTCCCCGACTTCACGGCCCACGGCGAACGCTTTGCCGAACTGGCCTATGAACACGCCCGCCACCCATGTATCCGTTTTGTTCACACCGAGGAAGAAGCCTGGGCGTGGCTGGGGAGGCAGGTGAGGTGAGATCTTTTTCCATCACCCATCACCTGTCCACCCTCCACCCTCCCCCCTTAGTACCGCTGCGCCACCGTCTTCGTCTGCAGGAACCAGAACAGATAATCCGGGCCGCCCACCTTGGCGTTCGTGCCGCTCATGCCGTAGCCGCCAAAGGCGTGGGTGCCCGACAGCGCCCCGGTGCACTTGCGGTTGATGTACAGGTTGCCCACATGGAGGCGCTTTCTGGCTTCCTCGATCTTGTGGGGATCGCGGCTGTAAAAGGCGGCGGTCAGGCCGTATTCGCTGTCGTTGGCCAGCTCAATGGCGTGCTGCCAGTCGCGCGCCCGGGTAAAGGCCAGCACCGGCCCGAAGATTTCCTCCTGAAACAGGGGGTCGCTGGGGGGCACGTCGGCAAAGATGGTGGGGGACACGTAGCCGCCCTGGCGCTCGCCCATGTCGGGCACGTCGCCGCCCAGCACCAGCCGGGCGCTCTGCTGGCCCCTCTCCACAAAGCCCATGATGCGCTCGGCGCTGCCGGGGTGAATCACCGGGCCCAGGTCGGCGTTGTCTTCGGGCAGGCCCACCTTCAGCTGCCGGGCCAGTGCCGTGACCTTCTCCAGCAGGGCGTCGTACACGCTCTCCTCGGCAATCACGCGCGAGCACGCCGAGCACTTCTGGCCCGCGTACCCAAACGCCGCCTGCACGATGCCGGCCGCCGCCGCGTCCAGGTCGCCGTCGGCGCAGACCACGGTGGGGTCCTTGCCGCCCATCTCTGCAATTACCCGCTTGAGCCAGCGCTGGCCGGGCTGCACCTTTGCGGCGCGCTCGTAGATGCGGCAGCCGATCTCCTTGCTGCCGGTAAAGGCGATCATGCGCACGCCGGGGTGGTCCACCAGGGGGTCGCCCAGCACGTCGTCGGTGCCGGTCAGGAACTGAATGACGCCTCGGGGCAGCCCCGCTTCGAACAGCAGTTCCACCATCAGGTACGAGGACAGCGGCGTTTCGCGGGCAGGCTTCCAGATCACGGTGTTGCCGGCGGCAATGGCGCCCAGGGCCATGCCCAGCGGAATCGCGCTGGGGAAGTTCCAGGGGCTGATGCAGGCCACCACGCCCAGCGGCTCGTAGACGGTGGTGACGTGCTCATCGGGCATGGGGTAGACCGGCTTGCCCTGGGCCCAGCGCAGGGCTTCGCGCGCAAAGACCTCGAAGTGGTCCACAGACTCGGCCACCTCGCCGTCGGCTTCCGGCCAGTTCTTGCCGTTTTCCAGCGTCATCACGGCGTTCAGTTCCATGCGGCGGGCGCGCAGCAGTTCGGCGGCGCGCTTGAAGATGCTGGCGCGCTGGAAGGGGTCCGAAAAGCGCCACTCTTCAAAGGCGGCCTGGGCGGCCTCCACGGCCTGCTGCAGCTGCGCTGGGGTGGCGTTCTGAAAGCGCCAGACCACCTCGCGCGTGTCGGCGGGGTTGCGCACCTCGAAGGTGCCGCTGCCCTGGGCTTCCTGCCCGCCCACGATCAGCGGGAAGGTGCGCCCCACATACTGCTCGCGGACCTGCCGGAACGCTTCTTGCTGCGCCTGCGCGACAGCCCCGTCGCGGAAGTTGAAATACGGTTCGTGCTCGAAGGGAAGGAATCCCTCCATCATGGTCGTCATGGCTGCTGCCTCCTTACGAATGTCCCCGGAGGCTAACACGCCGTGCCAGTGGGCGTAAACACGCTGTCAGGCGGCAAAATTCGGCACACTGCGCCCTGCTGCCCAGGGGCCGGGGTCCGGCAAAATCTGGCGTTTGAAAGGTACTGAGCAAGGTGATGGACGGGGGCGGGGGAAATGGTTGATGGTCGATGGTGGATGGAAAAAGAGAGGAGCGCGGTCACTCCACGCTCCTTTCCTCAAAAAGCCGATGGTTGATGGAGGCGCTGGCCTTTTCCATCAACCATCAACTTTCAACCATCACCTATACATTGAACCCGAACATCCGCATCTGGCGCTTGCCGTCTTCGGTCATCTTGTCGGGGCCCCACGGCGGCGTCCAGACGAATTCCACGTTCACGCCGCTCACGCCGTCAAGGCGGCCCACGGCCATCTCGGCGTCGGCGCGGATCAGGTCCTGTACAGGGCAGCCCACGCTGGTGAGGGTCATGGTGATGTCCACCTGACCGCCCTCCTGCACGTCCACGCCGTAGATCAGGCCCAGGTCCACCACGTTCACGGGAATTTCGGGGTCCTTGACGACCTTCAGGGCTTCAAGCACCTGGGCCTCGCTGGGCAGGGTACCGGCTGCCGGCGTCTCGGTGTTCATGGCTTCAGCGTCCATCAGCCCTGCCCCTGCACGTGCGGCAGCCCCTCGTTCACCCAGGCCATCGTGCCGCCCGCGAGATTGACCACCTGCGTGTAGCCCTGGGCCTTCAGGAACTCGCCGGCGCGGGCGCTGCGGGCGCCGCTGCGGCAGATCATGACGAGTTCGCGGTCGCGCGGCAGTTCGGCGTGGCGGCTTTCAAACTCGCTCAGGGGGATCAGCTGCGCGCCCTGGGCGTGCACCTCGTCGTATTCATTCTGCTCGCGCACGTCCACGAGCAGCGCGCCCGCCTGCACGCGGCGCTGCCCTTCTTGCGGGGTGACATCTTCCATGCGGCCCAGCATAGCCCAGGGGGCAAAAGGGAATGTGCCGTGCGTATCCTGGGTAGCGTGAACCCACCGCCTCTGCCCGACGGCGTGACCATCATTGACCTGCGCCCCGCCGCGCTGCGGGCGGCCGAGCCGCTGGAAAGTCTGACGGAGCGGCCTGTCCTGGCCGTGTCGCTGGACGAGATCGAGGCGGGAAGTCATCGTCTGACCCCGGCGCAGGGCCCGTTGGTGGTGATCTGCGAACGGGGCGTGCGCTCCACACTGGCGGCCGAGTACCTGCGCGCCGACGGCCTGGATGCGCAGGCGTACCCGGGTGGGGTGCCGGCGCTGCGGTCGGGACAGGGCTGAGCCGGGGCCCTGCCCCTCTGCTCTAGACTGGCGCCCATGTGTGCCCTGCCCCCCGGTTTTATTTCCACGCGTGACGTGCTGGACGAGCGCCTGACCGGCCCCGAGGTGCGCCGCCTGGAACTGGCCCACGGCAACGAGGAACTCCTCTATGGTCTGGACGTGCTGGGGCTGGCGGGCCCTTTTTACCGGGTCACCCCCTGGGAGCTGGAAGACGAACGCGGCGTGCGGCGCATTAATGCCAGCGGCTACGCGGCCATGCCCTTTGGCGAGATGCCAGAAGCCATCACCGCATTCATGGCCGAGTTCCTGCACAAAAACCGGGCTATGGGTCTGCCGCAGCAGTCCAGCGGGCCCTGGCGCGCGGCCCTGCAGGCCAACCTGGTGCGGCTGCTGGCCCGGGAACTGCCCAGCCACGCGGAGAGCCAGGTGTTTTTCTGCTCCAGCGGCACCGAGGCCATAGAAGGCGCCCTGAAGTTCGCCAAGGCGTGGCGCCCGCGCAGCAAGTTCCAGATTTCCTTTGCCAGCGGCTACCACGGCAAGACCCTGGGCAGCCTGAGCCTGACCCCCAACCCCGAATACCAGGACATCTTCCGGCCCCTGGTGCCCGGCGCCCTGACCAGCCCCTACGGCGACCTGGACGCCCTGGCGGCCCTGATCCGGCGCGTGGGCCCGGACAACGTGACCTGCGTGGTGGTGGAACCCATTCAGGGTGAGGGCGGCGTGAACATCCCCCCGCCCGGCTTTCTGCGCGGCCTGGGCGAACTGTGCCGCAAGCACGGCATCCCCGTCATTGCCGATGAGATCCAGACGGGCCTGGGCCGCACCGGGCACTGGTTCGAGTCGGCGGCGCAGGGGCTGGACCCGGACATCATCACGCTGGCCAAGCCGCTGGGCGGGGGCATGACGGCGGTGGGGGCCACCATCGTCCGCGCGCCCATTTACAAGAAGATGCTGGGCGGCCTGAGCAGCAAGCGCCACAGCAACACCTTTGGCGGCGGCGCCCTGGCGATGGCGGTGGGCCTCAAGAGCCTGGAATACCTGATCGAGCAGAACCTCCCAGAGCGCAGCCGCACCCTGGGCGCCCAGGGCCTGAGCCGGCTGCAGGCGGTGCAGCGCCGCTTCCCAGGGCTGCTGGAAGACGTGCGCGGTCAGGGCCTGCTGCTGGCCATGCAGTTCCGGCCGATGGTGGGCGTGCCCCTGCCCGCCGCCCTGAAGGAAATCGTCTTTGAGGCCACCGCCATTCTGGCCCTGCGCGAACTGCACGGTGCGGGCGTGATGGCCAACCTGTCCCTGAGCAGCAAGCGCACCGTGCGCCTGACCCCCGCCCTGGACATGCCCCAGGACGTCTTTGCCACCCTGCTGGACCGCGTGGAAGCGTTTGCCCAGACCCACCCCAATGCCCGCGACCTGCTGCTGAAAACCCCGCCGCAGGTCACCGCGCGCCTGGCGAGCTTTGCGGCAAGAAGCCCGAAGAAGCGCACGCCGAGCGATGGGTGAAGGGGTGTAGGTTGTGGGTTGTGGTCTGTGGGAAAACCGTCCTTCCTACGACCCACAACCTACGTCCTACAACCCTCCCTACGCCATGCCGCAGGCCCGCTGCACCAGTAGATGCAGTTCGTCGCGGCCCAGGCGGCGCACCTCCAGGGGCAGATCGGCCGGCAGGTCGCTGAGACCGGGCACAATGGGCGCAAAACGGAACTCGGGGCGGGCGATCAGGTCGCGCCGGGTGGTCAGGGCCATGGTGAAATCCACGCGCAGTTCAAAGTGGGCGTTCAGTTCGGCACGCAGCGGCGCGGGGTCGCCGGCCAGCAGGGCCACCAGAGCGGGGTGGGGCGCAAAGCCATCTTCGAGGTGGGCCGCCGTGCGGGCGGTGTCCAGAAACACCCCGGCCCCCGGCAGCACGTAGCCGCTGATGCGCCGCCGGCAGACGTCCGGGGCGTCGCCTCGCACGGCGGTCACATGCCGCCCGGCCCGCGCCGCGCCGCCCAGCAGGGCCCAGAAGCGGCCCAGGCTGGAATACCGCGCCAGTTCCACATGGCCCGCCGGTTTGGTGGGCAGGGGCCGCGTGGGCCGGTCCGCAAGGGGAGGGGTCACGGCTCCATGCTAGCCCGGCCGTTCGGCCCCCACACCGCACAAGGTTACGGACTGGGGGTGAGGGTGTGCTGGTGAGAGGTGACGGCGGTTGTGCATTCAACCGGCGCATCGGAGGGGTCTTGCAAAGGTCGGAACGGGCAGAGCGAAAGACGCTCTCCTGAACGCTCAGCCCGTCCACTTCTTCGCCCTCTTTCAGTGACGGTCTATTGACACCGGCATAAGTCTGCATGAGTGGATGGGAGGCCTGGCCGTTGGGCGGCTGCCTAACGCACGGCGGGCGTCAGTCGGGCCAACGTGTACGTCTGCCTCTTTCGCTGCGGTGCAGCGCCGCGTTACTGAACCTCTTCGATACCGGGCCCCGCCAGGGAGTCGTGACGGTACGTCTTCCCGGACACTGCTTCGACGGTCAGGACGTAACCGGTCTTGTCGGCATTGGGGACGATTTCCGACCGGGCCACATTCTCTGAGCCTGGCAGGGCGGTCTGGCCCAGCACGCCGTCGGCACAGCTGCTGGTTTCGGGCAGAAACGCATAGTTCTTCCCGCCGGACTCGACTTTTTTGACCTCAATGCCCACCATGCACTGATGGATGTATGCCTGCGCGGCCGTGTTGACCGCTCGGGTGCGCGCTTCACTAAGCTGTCCGGCCGCTTCACCGATGCGTTCCGGCGCGCAGGAGGCAAGCGACAGCAGCAGGGCACCGGACAGCGCAGCGTAAAGACGGTTCATGCCGTCACCATACGGCCTGAGGCAAGGCCATGACTCACCAGATGAGCACCGCGTCGCCCACCGTCGTCCCTTGCCACGACTGAGGCAGACTGATGCCGGTGTCGATAAACCGGATGACACCTCATAGAAGCAGACCAACACTGCCCGGGATGCAGACCCTGGCAATCTGTCTCCTGCGACGCCCCCTGAGTTATGGGTTTCGCTCTGCCGCACTGGATTTTCCCGCAAAGGAATGTGAAGCAAGCGCGCAGGCGTCATCGAGGTTTCCAGCGAGAGGGGTTGAACTTGCCCGCCCGAAGCGTTTGAAGTCTTTCTCTCTGCGCCTGCCCCACCGCTGTAGCCTGGGCGGCATGTCCAGACGGTTCTCCCGGCCTCGCCTGTCGCCCCGCGTGCGTGCGTGGCTGGTGGGCGGGGCCTTGCTACTGGCAGGCTACGGCCTGGGCC
Encoded proteins:
- a CDS encoding rhodanese-like domain-containing protein, encoding MNPPPLPDGVTIIDLRPAALRAAEPLESLTERPVLAVSLDEIEAGSHRLTPAQGPLVVICERGVRSTLAAEYLRADGLDAQAYPGGVPALRSGQG
- a CDS encoding DinB family protein → MTDPDRNVRSQLAFARLLPKLFRGGQAFVGVEASLSGLSDEQAAARPQGLPHSVAELVAHVNWWNRWMLDIIEMGQAQPYPKAAAETWPSVTAADWPRVKNEFYELLARIDPHAARPDLANPVNHEETIGELLADMALHTAHHFGQIVAVRQALGAWPPPGGGDTW
- a CDS encoding class-III pyridoxal-phosphate-dependent aminotransferase, with protein sequence MCALPPGFISTRDVLDERLTGPEVRRLELAHGNEELLYGLDVLGLAGPFYRVTPWELEDERGVRRINASGYAAMPFGEMPEAITAFMAEFLHKNRAMGLPQQSSGPWRAALQANLVRLLARELPSHAESQVFFCSSGTEAIEGALKFAKAWRPRSKFQISFASGYHGKTLGSLSLTPNPEYQDIFRPLVPGALTSPYGDLDALAALIRRVGPDNVTCVVVEPIQGEGGVNIPPPGFLRGLGELCRKHGIPVIADEIQTGLGRTGHWFESAAQGLDPDIITLAKPLGGGMTAVGATIVRAPIYKKMLGGLSSKRHSNTFGGGALAMAVGLKSLEYLIEQNLPERSRTLGAQGLSRLQAVQRRFPGLLEDVRGQGLLLAMQFRPMVGVPLPAALKEIVFEATAILALRELHGAGVMANLSLSSKRTVRLTPALDMPQDVFATLLDRVEAFAQTHPNARDLLLKTPPQVTARLASFAARSPKKRTPSDG
- a CDS encoding L-glutamate gamma-semialdehyde dehydrogenase — its product is MTTMMEGFLPFEHEPYFNFRDGAVAQAQQEAFRQVREQYVGRTFPLIVGGQEAQGSGTFEVRNPADTREVVWRFQNATPAQLQQAVEAAQAAFEEWRFSDPFQRASIFKRAAELLRARRMELNAVMTLENGKNWPEADGEVAESVDHFEVFAREALRWAQGKPVYPMPDEHVTTVYEPLGVVACISPWNFPSAIPLGMALGAIAAGNTVIWKPARETPLSSYLMVELLFEAGLPRGVIQFLTGTDDVLGDPLVDHPGVRMIAFTGSKEIGCRIYERAAKVQPGQRWLKRVIAEMGGKDPTVVCADGDLDAAAAGIVQAAFGYAGQKCSACSRVIAEESVYDALLEKVTALARQLKVGLPEDNADLGPVIHPGSAERIMGFVERGQQSARLVLGGDVPDMGERQGGYVSPTIFADVPPSDPLFQEEIFGPVLAFTRARDWQHAIELANDSEYGLTAAFYSRDPHKIEEARKRLHVGNLYINRKCTGALSGTHAFGGYGMSGTNAKVGGPDYLFWFLQTKTVAQRY
- a CDS encoding metal-sulfur cluster assembly factor — translated: MDAEAMNTETPAAGTLPSEAQVLEALKVVKDPEIPVNVVDLGLIYGVDVQEGGQVDITMTLTSVGCPVQDLIRADAEMAVGRLDGVSGVNVEFVWTPPWGPDKMTEDGKRQMRMFGFNV
- a CDS encoding rhodanese-like domain-containing protein — its product is MEDVTPQEGQRRVQAGALLVDVREQNEYDEVHAQGAQLIPLSEFESRHAELPRDRELVMICRSGARSARAGEFLKAQGYTQVVNLAGGTMAWVNEGLPHVQGQG
- a CDS encoding DUF4180 domain-containing protein, with amino-acid sequence MASEAGRVQAVGELGVTLRGAPDSSALIGAAYALDGVLLRESDLSPEFLNLRTGLLGELFQKCVNYRLAVAFVLPDFTAHGERFAELAYEHARHPCIRFVHTEEEAWAWLGRQVR